The following proteins are co-located in the Castanea sativa cultivar Marrone di Chiusa Pesio chromosome 8, ASM4071231v1 genome:
- the LOC142607314 gene encoding uncharacterized protein LOC142607314, protein MASRSMFTCLAFLLVLCFVLMEDASDCNTGYGCFYTKPSVSLMTQNRKVLAGLEEKRESVKVGLQGSATSVNGGSFVGYELRNVPSGPDPLHHNRASPEKPRTP, encoded by the exons ATGGCCTCAAGATCCATGTTTACATGTTTGGCTTTCCTTCTGGTTTTGTGCTTTGTGCTCATGGAGGATGCTTCTG ATTGCAATACTGGGTATGGGTGCTTCTACACCAAGCCTTCTGTTTCCTTGATGACTCAGAACAGAAAG GTGCTTGCTGGTTTGGAGGAGAAGAGGGAATCTGTGAAGGTTGGCCTGCAAGGATCAGCAACCAGTGTGAATGGTGGAAGCTTTGTGGGTTATGAGTTAAGGAATGTTCCCTCTGGCCCAGACCCGTTGCACCATAACAGGGCCAGTCCCGAAAAGCCTAGAACTCCTTGA
- the LOC142608303 gene encoding LEAF RUST 10 DISEASE-RESISTANCE LOCUS RECEPTOR-LIKE PROTEIN KINASE-like 2.4 isoform X2 — MACVSLFVFFLLSRLLLLHSAEEVNRTLPNCSSFQCGKLGIIGFPFTDSSHPLCGLLPVKCDEMPPTIQLGWSRGPYEVINISYTNTTLITRIKDLLLSDALITQKCESVTNFTLPNSPFISFKLTTPSQTLFKCNRTLGIASPRNFTRRNCGDYSLYYSHLNDDSQSFPAQCSIIQLPRKKHSDKDTLFSLLSAEFDLEVNVSEACSSCYGGGGHCELEQNGKFQCDIAKKVTWSQRRLKATVIATSSVGIGVLMVIICCFWGQGGYSNVYKGKLQDGCFVAVKVLKESKGNGDEFVNEVASISRTSHVNIVTLKGFCIEGSKRALIYEFMSNGSLEKFIYKGNPSNSNHQLGWETLYKISIGIARGLEYLHRGCNAQILHFDIKPHNILLDENFCPKISDFGLAKICPREKSFISMVSARGTIGYMAPEVFCRNFGGISHKSDVYSYGMMVLEMVGGRKNFDASVDFTSEIYFPHWIYKRLELGEELGLLGLLEKVDQENARKMIMVSLWCIQSDPSIRPSMSKVVNMLEGSLEPFKIPPKPFLCSPPSSPVDSSTIMV, encoded by the exons atGGCTTGTGTCTCtctgtttgttttctttctcctcTCACGCCTCTTGCTGCTTCACTCAGCTGAGGAAGTAAACAGAACACTCCCAAATTGCTCATCCTTTCAATGTGGAAAACTCGGTATCATTGGTTTTCCATTCACAGATAGCTCACACCCACTTTGCGGTTTATTGCCTGTAAAATGTGACGAAATGCCTCCGACTATCCAACTGGGGTGGAGTAGAGGACCATATGAAGTTATAAATATCTCTTACACTAACACCACACTGATCACACGTATCAAGGACCTTTTACTTTCCGATGCCTTGATTACCCAAAAATGCGAATCCGTAACCAATTTTACTCTTCCCAACTCTCCATTTATCTCTTTTAAACTCACCACACCTAGTCAGACACTGTTTAAATGCAATCGCACACTTGGTATTGCTTCCCCTAGAAATTTTACGCGTAGGAACTGCGGAGACTATAGCCTCTACTATAGTCATTTAAACGATGACTCTCAGAGTTTTCCAGCTCAATGTTCAATTATACAGCTCCCAAGAAAAAAGCATTCGGATAAAGATACTCTGTTTTCACTCTTAAGTGCTGAGTTCGACCTTGAAGTGAATGTATCTGAAGCTTGCAGCAGTTGTTATGGTGGAGGAGGTCATTGTGAACTCGAACAGAATGGGAAATTTCAGTGTGACATTGCAAAGAAAG TTACATGGAGCCAGAGAAGATTGAAAGCGACGGTGATAG CTACTTCATCTGTTGGAATTGGAGTTCTGATGGTTATAATCTGCTGCTTCTGGG GCCAAGGGGGCTATAGCAATGTCTATAAAGGGAAGTTACAAGATGGCTGTTTTGTGGCTGTGAAGGTTCTGAAAGAATCAAAAGGTAATGGAGACGAATTTGTTAATGAGGTTGCAAGCATTAGTAGGACCTCTCATGTTAACATTGTCACTCTTAAGGGATTTTGCATTGAAGGTTCTAAAAGAGCTCTTATCTATGAGTTTATGTCTAATGGATCTCTTGAGAAGTTCATATATAAGGGAAATCCCTCGAATTCTAATCATCAATTGGGTTGGGAAACATTATACAAGATTTCAATAGGCATTGCACGAGGCTTAGAGTACTTGCATAGAGGTTGCAACGCACAAATCTTGCATTTTGACATTAAGCCTCACAACATTCTTTTGGATGAGAACTTCTGTCCAAAAATATCTGATTTTGGCCTCGCAAAAATATGTCCTAgagaaaaaagttttatatcAATGGTGAGTGCAAGAGGAACTATAGGATATATGGCTCCCGAAGTATTTTGTAGGAATTTTGGAGGGATCTCTCATAAGTCAGATGTCTATAGCTATGGGATGATGGTTTTAGAAATGGTAGGAGGTCGAAAGAATTTTGATGCTAGTGTTGATTTCACAAGTGAAATATATTTCCCACATTGGATTTACAAGCGTCTTGAACTAGGAGAAGAATTAGGGTTGTTGGGCCTTCTAGAGAAAGTAGATCAAGAAAATGCAAGGAAGATGATAATGGTAAGTTTGTGGTGCATACAATCTGACCCCTCAATCCGTCCATCAATGAGTAAAGTGGTGAATATGTTAGAAGGGAGTCTTGAACCCTTCAAAATCCCCCCTAAACCTTTTTTGTGTTCCCCACCTAGTTCACCTGTAGATTCTTCAACTATAATGGTGTAA
- the LOC142607885 gene encoding uncharacterized protein LOC142607885 has product MEGQELEGQKKKLVIIGGGVAGSLLAKTLQFLAEVTLIDPKEYFEIPWASLRSMVEPSFAARSVINHKDYLTNGRIITSTAVNITETEVLTADGHSIAYDYLVVATGHSYAVPKTRTERLNQFKAENQKIFSAHSILIVGGGPTGVELAGEIAVDFPGKNITLVHKGSRLLEFIGQKAAKRTMNWLKSKRVEVKLEQKVDLGSDSDEIKMYKTSAGETIRADCHFLCTGIPLCSAWLKETMLKNNLDSQGRLRVDESLKVKGRKNIFAIGDITDVPEIKQGFLAHKHALLAAKNLKILMMGGRESKMATYKASSAMAIVSLGRTEAVAQFPFTTIIGCIPGMIKSKDLFVGKTRKQLGLEPDVVHD; this is encoded by the exons ATGGAGGGCCAAGAATTGGAAGGGCAAAAGAAGAAATTGGTCATTATTGGAGGAGGTGTAGCCGGTTCTCTCCTCGCTAAAACCCTCCAATTCCTCGCCGAGGTCACCCTCATTGATCC GAAGGAGTATTTTGAAATTCCATGGGCAAGCTTGAGGTCAATGGTGGAGCCATCATTTGCTGCTAGGTCGGTGATCAACCATAAAGATTATCTCACCAATGGCCGAATCATTACATCCACTGCAGTCAATATCACTGAAACTGAAGTCTTGACTGCAGACGGTCATTCGATTGCCTATGACTATCTTGTCGTTGCCACTGGCCATTCCTATGCTGTCCCCAAAACTAGGACTGAGAGACTTAATCAATTCAAAGCAG aaaatcaaaagattttTTCAGCTCATTCCATTTTAATTGTTGGAGGAGGCCCCACTGGTGTTGAACTTGCAGGAGAAATTGCTGTTGATTTCCCAGGTAAGAATATTACCCTAGTGCATAAGGGATCAAGATTGCTGGAATTTATCGGACAAAAAGCTGCTAAAAGGACTATGAATTGGTTGAAATCAAAGAGAGTTGAAGTGAAATTGGAGCAGAAAGTCGATTTGGGCTCTGATTCAGATGAAATCAAGATGTATAAAACTTCAGCTGGAGAAACTATCAGAGCAGATTGCCATTTTCTGTGCACAGGGATACCATTGTGTTCAGCATGGCTTAAGGAAACTATGTTGAAAAATAACTTAGATAGTCAGGGAAGGTTGAGGGTTGATGAGAGTCTGAAAGTCAAGGGTCGAAAGAACATATTCGCGATTGGAGATATTACTGATGTTCCA GAAATCAAACAAGGGTTTTTGGCACACAAACATGCTCTATTGGCAGCTAAGAACTTGAAAATATTGATGATGGGAGGAAGAGAAAGCAAAATGGCAACTTATAAGGCTAGTTCAGCAATGGCAATTGTTTCGCTTGGAAGGACAGAAGCAGTTGCACAATTCCCGTTCACAACAATTATTGGATGTATTCCTGGCATGATCAAGTCCAAGGATCTGTTTGTGGGGAAAACAAGAAAGCAATTGGGTCTAGAACCAGATGTTGTACACGATTAA
- the LOC142608303 gene encoding LEAF RUST 10 DISEASE-RESISTANCE LOCUS RECEPTOR-LIKE PROTEIN KINASE-like 2.4 isoform X1, whose translation MACVSLFVFFLLSRLLLLHSAEEVNRTLPNCSSFQCGKLGIIGFPFTDSSHPLCGLLPVKCDEMPPTIQLGWSRGPYEVINISYTNTTLITRIKDLLLSDALITQKCESVTNFTLPNSPFISFKLTTPSQTLFKCNRTLGIASPRNFTRRNCGDYSLYYSHLNDDSQSFPAQCSIIQLPRKKHSDKDTLFSLLSAEFDLEVNVSEACSSCYGGGGHCELEQNGKFQCDIAKKVTWSQRRLKATVIATSSVGIGVLMVIICCFWGKFSLNKIINFWKKETLTHQDVEAFLRNHGPLVIRRYSYADIKTMTKSFNDKLGQGGYSNVYKGKLQDGCFVAVKVLKESKGNGDEFVNEVASISRTSHVNIVTLKGFCIEGSKRALIYEFMSNGSLEKFIYKGNPSNSNHQLGWETLYKISIGIARGLEYLHRGCNAQILHFDIKPHNILLDENFCPKISDFGLAKICPREKSFISMVSARGTIGYMAPEVFCRNFGGISHKSDVYSYGMMVLEMVGGRKNFDASVDFTSEIYFPHWIYKRLELGEELGLLGLLEKVDQENARKMIMVSLWCIQSDPSIRPSMSKVVNMLEGSLEPFKIPPKPFLCSPPSSPVDSSTIMV comes from the exons atGGCTTGTGTCTCtctgtttgttttctttctcctcTCACGCCTCTTGCTGCTTCACTCAGCTGAGGAAGTAAACAGAACACTCCCAAATTGCTCATCCTTTCAATGTGGAAAACTCGGTATCATTGGTTTTCCATTCACAGATAGCTCACACCCACTTTGCGGTTTATTGCCTGTAAAATGTGACGAAATGCCTCCGACTATCCAACTGGGGTGGAGTAGAGGACCATATGAAGTTATAAATATCTCTTACACTAACACCACACTGATCACACGTATCAAGGACCTTTTACTTTCCGATGCCTTGATTACCCAAAAATGCGAATCCGTAACCAATTTTACTCTTCCCAACTCTCCATTTATCTCTTTTAAACTCACCACACCTAGTCAGACACTGTTTAAATGCAATCGCACACTTGGTATTGCTTCCCCTAGAAATTTTACGCGTAGGAACTGCGGAGACTATAGCCTCTACTATAGTCATTTAAACGATGACTCTCAGAGTTTTCCAGCTCAATGTTCAATTATACAGCTCCCAAGAAAAAAGCATTCGGATAAAGATACTCTGTTTTCACTCTTAAGTGCTGAGTTCGACCTTGAAGTGAATGTATCTGAAGCTTGCAGCAGTTGTTATGGTGGAGGAGGTCATTGTGAACTCGAACAGAATGGGAAATTTCAGTGTGACATTGCAAAGAAAG TTACATGGAGCCAGAGAAGATTGAAAGCGACGGTGATAG CTACTTCATCTGTTGGAATTGGAGTTCTGATGGTTATAATCTGCTGCTTCTGGGGTAAGttctcattaaataaaataattaatttttggaaaaaggaAACTCTAACTCATCAGGATGTTGAGGCCTTTCTAAGGAATCATGGACCTCTTGTTATTAGAAGATATAGTTATGCAGATATAAAGACGATGACTAAGTCCTTTAATGATAAATTAGGCCAAGGGGGCTATAGCAATGTCTATAAAGGGAAGTTACAAGATGGCTGTTTTGTGGCTGTGAAGGTTCTGAAAGAATCAAAAGGTAATGGAGACGAATTTGTTAATGAGGTTGCAAGCATTAGTAGGACCTCTCATGTTAACATTGTCACTCTTAAGGGATTTTGCATTGAAGGTTCTAAAAGAGCTCTTATCTATGAGTTTATGTCTAATGGATCTCTTGAGAAGTTCATATATAAGGGAAATCCCTCGAATTCTAATCATCAATTGGGTTGGGAAACATTATACAAGATTTCAATAGGCATTGCACGAGGCTTAGAGTACTTGCATAGAGGTTGCAACGCACAAATCTTGCATTTTGACATTAAGCCTCACAACATTCTTTTGGATGAGAACTTCTGTCCAAAAATATCTGATTTTGGCCTCGCAAAAATATGTCCTAgagaaaaaagttttatatcAATGGTGAGTGCAAGAGGAACTATAGGATATATGGCTCCCGAAGTATTTTGTAGGAATTTTGGAGGGATCTCTCATAAGTCAGATGTCTATAGCTATGGGATGATGGTTTTAGAAATGGTAGGAGGTCGAAAGAATTTTGATGCTAGTGTTGATTTCACAAGTGAAATATATTTCCCACATTGGATTTACAAGCGTCTTGAACTAGGAGAAGAATTAGGGTTGTTGGGCCTTCTAGAGAAAGTAGATCAAGAAAATGCAAGGAAGATGATAATGGTAAGTTTGTGGTGCATACAATCTGACCCCTCAATCCGTCCATCAATGAGTAAAGTGGTGAATATGTTAGAAGGGAGTCTTGAACCCTTCAAAATCCCCCCTAAACCTTTTTTGTGTTCCCCACCTAGTTCACCTGTAGATTCTTCAACTATAATGGTGTAA